TTAATTTCCCACAAATTCAAAAGAATTGCTATgcttgaattgtgtttttaaagggtttCATAAACAATGTGCCATTAAAGTTCCATAAAGCTCCTTAATCCTTGAATTCCAATACAAGCATGAACGTTACCAGTAGAAACTAACATAGAAGTAAAAAAGATTTCACCAGACAGCAGTTATTTGAGTCTATATATTACTTTGTATACTGTGCAataacaatgtgtttgtttatgattgtatatacattatttgtgtgtgtgtgtgtgtgtgtgtgtgtgtgtgtgtgtgtgtgtgtgtgtgtgtgtgtgtgtgtgtgtgtgtttatggcttGGGGGAGGGGGTGGGCTTGACTATAGGAGCCACAGGGGCACTGATAGGGATGACTCCGGTGGCcagcaggatgatgatgaggacgaTGATGAGGACGACCACCACGATGACCACGATCAGCTTCACGTTCTTCCACCAGTAGGTGCGAGCTACTTTCTGAGACGTCTGCTTGAAGTGCTGAGCCTGAGCAGGGGAGGGAGACGAGACATTGAAGCAGATGTTTTGCAGAACCAAGCTAACAACTTA
This sequence is a window from Anoplopoma fimbria isolate UVic2021 breed Golden Eagle Sablefish chromosome 13, Afim_UVic_2022, whole genome shotgun sequence. Protein-coding genes within it:
- the LOC129101165 gene encoding vesicle-associated membrane protein 8-like; its protein translation is MDIDPERGGAEAEPKDKVQTLKDQVDGVKDIMTQNVDRILARGERLDDLMGKSEDLQAGAQHFKQTSQKVARTYWWKNVKLIVVIVVVVLIIVLIIILLATGVIPISAPVAPIVKPTPSPKP